GGGCAGATGTGGCTAGACTGTTCTGTATTTTGCTGACAGTCCTGTTTCTTTGGGGCTGCGGGGTCAGGCAGCCGGATTTTCCGGAGATCCTGCCCCAGGGCCTGCCGGATGCCTACGGCGCAGAAGGGGGCCTCAGTGCTTTGCCCGCAGAAAAATGGTGGGAGGGTTTTGGGAGCCTTGAACTTAATATCCTTGTGGAAGAGGCTCTGGGTTCCAATCTGGATATCCGTGAAGCCCTGGCAAGACTGGATGCGGCAGCAGCTGGTTTTGAGGCAGGAAAATCGGGTTTCTGGCCGGAGCTGAATTTTAATGCGGAAGCCGGCCAGCAGAGGTCAAGGAACAGTGAAAGCGGTCAGGTCCGGACAACGGAACGCTATAATACTTTCTTTGCAGCCAGTTATGAAGTGGATATCTGGGGCCGTGTGGCAGCAGCATCCGCCGCAGAGGGTGAGCGTTTCCGGGCCAGCCGGGGGGATCTGGAAAGTGCCGCCATGACTGTGGCCGCAAGTGTGGCTGATACATGGAGTCTTTATGTGCATACCCTCTATCTGCTGGATCTTGCCCAAGGGCAGCTTGCAGAGGAAAAGACCCTTCTGGAGATAGAAAAGGCCCGTTTCAGCCGGGGCATGGCAGGTATTCTGGATATTCTGCGCCAGAAGGAAGTGGTGCTGGGTGTGGGTTCCCGCATTCCGGATCTTAAGGGAGAGCTGCGTCTGCAGGAGCATCGTATGGCTCTTCTTACGGGCAGGGCTGCATCGGAATTTTCCATGGGAGGGGCAGAAAAAAGGAGGGATATTTTTTTCCCTGCCCTGCCTGATCCGGGTCTGCCCCTTGAACTGATTGAAAAAAGACCTGATATACGTGCCGCCCAGGCCCGGCTTACGGCTGCGGGCTGGGATATGGAAGCCACCCGTGCCCTGCGTCTTCCGGGCCTCACCCTTTCGGGTCGGGGCGGGCTGACCGCAGCGGGCCTGGCCCTTTTGGGTGAGGGCTGGCTTCTGGATGCGGCTGCGGGTCTGGCCATTCCGGTTTTTGACGGAGGCAGGCGCAGGGCCAATGTGGCACGCAGTGAGGCTGTGGTCCGGGAAAGGGTGGCTGCCTATGAACGTAGTGTGCTGACCGCTGTCAGGGAGGTCGAGGATGCCCTTGTCCGGGAAGCACGTCAGGAAGCCCTTTTAGGGGAGACCCGTCTGCGTCTGGATGCGGCCCGGATGACACTGGAGGAAGCCCTGCGGCGTTACAGGCTGGGTGGAGACAATTTTGATCTGGTGCTCACGGCCCGCAGCCGGATACGGGATCTGGAAGAGCGCCTTGTGAATCAGCAGGTTGTCCGTATGCAGGCGCGTATAGCCCTGCACCGTGCTCTGGGGGGGCAGTGGTGGGAAGAAGGGGCGAGGGCAGGCCGGCCGGATGGCTCTGCAGGCACCTTACCGTAAAAATCTTTCGCAGGACGGACCTTTAAGCCTGCCTTTGACAAATTGAATACCTT
This Desulfobotulus mexicanus DNA region includes the following protein-coding sequences:
- a CDS encoding efflux transporter outer membrane subunit: MARLFCILLTVLFLWGCGVRQPDFPEILPQGLPDAYGAEGGLSALPAEKWWEGFGSLELNILVEEALGSNLDIREALARLDAAAAGFEAGKSGFWPELNFNAEAGQQRSRNSESGQVRTTERYNTFFAASYEVDIWGRVAAASAAEGERFRASRGDLESAAMTVAASVADTWSLYVHTLYLLDLAQGQLAEEKTLLEIEKARFSRGMAGILDILRQKEVVLGVGSRIPDLKGELRLQEHRMALLTGRAASEFSMGGAEKRRDIFFPALPDPGLPLELIEKRPDIRAAQARLTAAGWDMEATRALRLPGLTLSGRGGLTAAGLALLGEGWLLDAAAGLAIPVFDGGRRRANVARSEAVVRERVAAYERSVLTAVREVEDALVREARQEALLGETRLRLDAARMTLEEALRRYRLGGDNFDLVLTARSRIRDLEERLVNQQVVRMQARIALHRALGGQWWEEGARAGRPDGSAGTLP